From Desulfuromonas soudanensis, the proteins below share one genomic window:
- a CDS encoding Ig-like domain-containing protein, whose amino-acid sequence MIMKYGYLTVIIVFLFVVFYAPAAQALSVAKIVVKVMDEAGAPVNNAHLNIRFSSDSGTVIGFTDDNGIFEVKAISNDGVILGDITKDGYYESGLAHSFYVTRFGMWQPWGKELTVVMRPIVNPVPMYVRNHSFKVPVKGEEVGFDLEKADWVIPYGQGTKADFVFRIDQRYDDGNNFDCRLTLTFSNPLDGIQVINDDGGGDFNVGSRYHLPRTAPEIGYLSKLQKRNSTGTPGYVLDMKDDNNYIFRVRSEVDENGKLKRAMYGKIRGDLWYTPGDGGKISLHYFLNPDYTRNLEFDPKRNLFIILSGSENVRQP is encoded by the coding sequence ATGATTATGAAATACGGATATCTGACAGTCATAATTGTTTTTTTGTTCGTAGTGTTTTATGCCCCGGCGGCTCAGGCACTTAGCGTCGCAAAAATTGTTGTCAAGGTCATGGATGAGGCGGGTGCTCCAGTTAATAATGCTCATCTTAATATTCGATTTTCAAGTGATTCAGGCACAGTAATAGGTTTCACGGATGATAATGGCATTTTTGAAGTAAAGGCCATCTCTAATGATGGCGTGATTCTTGGGGATATAACGAAGGATGGTTACTACGAAAGTGGGCTTGCCCATTCGTTTTATGTTACCCGCTTCGGTATGTGGCAACCGTGGGGGAAAGAACTCACCGTCGTCATGCGCCCCATCGTCAACCCGGTGCCGATGTATGTTCGTAACCACTCCTTTAAGGTTCCAGTAAAAGGCGAGGAGGTTGGTTTCGATCTGGAGAAGGCCGATTGGGTCATTCCCTATGGACAGGGCACGAAAGCCGATTTCGTTTTTAGGATTGATCAACGTTACGACGATGGCAACAACTTCGATTGCCGGTTAACCCTGACTTTTTCCAATCCGTTGGATGGCATTCAGGTCATTAATGACGACGGCGGCGGTGACTTTAACGTCGGCAGTCGTTACCATTTACCGCGAACTGCTCCTGAAATCGGGTATTTATCAAAACTGCAAAAACGCAATTCAACAGGCACCCCTGGCTATGTCCTCGATATGAAGGATGACAATAATTACATTTTTCGCGTCCGTTCCGAAGTTGACGAAAATGGCAAGTTGAAGCGCGCCATGTACGGCAAGATTCGCGGTGACTTGTGGTATACCCCAGGAGATGGGGGCAAAATCAGTTTGCATTACTTCTTAAATCCAGATTACACCCGTAACCTCGAATTCGACCCGAAACGGAATCTCTTTATCATCCTGTCGGGCAGCGAGAACGTGAGACAACCGTAG
- a CDS encoding IS3 family transposase (programmed frameshift), which yields MTRGSNGRYSKEFRIEAVKMVVEGGVAVYEASRQLSLPKSTLENWVRAFKAGKLSNIGGKGQQRPLTEVELELDRVKRELAQVKQERDILKKGRRVLCQGVAARYAVINQLRPEYSVPLLCQSLEVSPSGYYTWLKRPDSPRQKEEARLAIEIKAAHKRNRETYGPERLQTDLAEHGVQVGVHRIKRIRKKHGIRCKQVKKFKATTNSNHSLPVAENLLDQNFAVEAPNQVWVTDITYIPTAEGWLYLAGHKDLFTGEIVGYAMGERMTKNLVSQSLFRAVSVKRPATGLIHHSDRGSQYCALEFQKLLKQFNMQTSMSRRGNCYDNAPIESFWGTLKNELVHHRRYATRWEAMREITEYIEIFYNRQRRQKRLGYLSPAAYEQEYYKELSAA from the exons ATGACAAGAGGTTCTAATGGCCGCTATTCGAAGGAATTTCGCATTGAGGCCGTAAAAATGGTGGTTGAAGGAGGTGTCGCTGTCTATGAGGCATCGCGCCAGTTATCCCTGCCGAAATCCACCCTTGAGAATTGGGTAAGGGCGTTCAAGGCCGGAAAGCTCAGTAATATCGGTGGCAAAGGCCAACAGCGCCCGCTGACCGAAGTCGAGCTGGAACTTGACAGGGTTAAACGAGAACTGGCCCAGGTCAAGCAGGAGCGCGACATCCTAAAAAAAG GCCGCCGCGTACTTTGCCAAGGAGTCGCTGCCCGGTACGCGGTAATAAATCAACTTCGACCTGAGTACTCTGTCCCTCTGCTCTGCCAGAGCCTGGAGGTTTCACCCAGTGGCTATTACACCTGGCTGAAGCGCCCGGACTCACCTCGGCAGAAGGAGGAGGCACGGCTCGCAATCGAAATCAAGGCGGCTCACAAAAGAAACCGGGAAACCTACGGTCCCGAACGATTACAAACCGATCTCGCCGAGCATGGCGTTCAGGTCGGGGTCCATCGGATCAAGCGAATCCGCAAGAAACACGGGATTCGTTGCAAGCAGGTGAAGAAGTTCAAGGCGACAACAAACTCCAACCATTCACTGCCTGTCGCCGAGAACCTTCTGGACCAAAACTTTGCTGTCGAAGCTCCCAACCAGGTCTGGGTAACTGACATTACTTACATCCCCACCGCCGAAGGCTGGCTGTATCTGGCCGGGCATAAAGACCTCTTCACCGGAGAGATCGTGGGATATGCGATGGGCGAAAGAATGACGAAGAATCTGGTGAGTCAATCCCTATTCCGTGCCGTGTCAGTCAAGCGCCCGGCGACCGGGTTGATCCATCATTCGGATCGGGGCAGCCAGTATTGCGCCTTGGAGTTTCAGAAACTACTGAAGCAGTTCAATATGCAGACTTCGATGAGCCGCCGAGGTAACTGCTACGACAACGCCCCCATTGAGAGTTTCTGGGGGACACTGAAAAACGAATTGGTCCACCATCGTCGTTACGCCACCCGGTGGGAAGCGATGCGAGAAATCACGGAGTACATCGAAATCTTCTACAATCGTCAAAGGCGCCAGAAGCGGCTGGGCTACCTGTCGCCTGCTGCCTACGAACAGGAATATTACAAAGAGCTAAGCGCAGCATAA
- a CDS encoding FHA domain-containing protein, with product MPRILLKFNDSILKVLETNKDQITIGRNLKNDIQIDNLAVSNFHARVEKQLGHYFIEDLNSTNGTFVNERKISKWGLNDNDAVNIGKHTLIFLMDEAGEGEGETDLRELDMDRTMVLDTRQQRDRLEKATKGGGSGEAGGFMGILQVIGGSLDHDEYQLTERLTMIGKDQGAAIRLEGLLAPKVAGFVSRDKSGYTLIPPEKRNKLSLNGHPVEEGTLLKNADQIEIGAVKLRFHLKG from the coding sequence ATGCCGCGCATACTTTTGAAATTCAACGATTCGATCCTCAAGGTTCTCGAAACCAACAAGGACCAGATCACCATCGGCCGCAACCTGAAGAACGACATCCAGATCGACAATCTGGCCGTCTCCAATTTCCACGCCCGGGTGGAAAAACAGCTCGGGCACTATTTCATCGAGGATCTCAACAGCACCAACGGCACCTTCGTCAACGAGCGCAAGATCAGCAAATGGGGGCTCAACGACAACGATGCCGTAAACATCGGCAAACACACCCTGATCTTCCTCATGGACGAAGCCGGGGAAGGGGAGGGGGAGACCGATCTGCGCGAACTGGACATGGACAGGACCATGGTCCTCGATACCCGGCAGCAGCGCGACCGCCTGGAGAAGGCGACCAAAGGGGGCGGTTCCGGGGAGGCGGGGGGATTCATGGGGATCCTGCAGGTGATCGGGGGATCGCTCGATCACGACGAATACCAGCTCACCGAGCGCCTCACCATGATCGGCAAGGATCAGGGGGCGGCGATCCGCCTCGAAGGGCTCCTGGCTCCCAAGGTCGCCGGTTTCGTCTCCCGGGACAAAAGCGGCTACACCCTGATTCCGCCCGAGAAGCGCAACAAGCTCAGTCTCAACGGGCACCCAGTGGAAGAAGGAACGCTCCTCAAGAACGCCGACCAGATCGAAATCGGCGCCGTCAAGTTGCGCTTTCACCTCAAGGGGTGA
- the hrpB gene encoding ATP-dependent helicase HrpB, with protein MDPTPAAALPIDAVLPELQRLLAAHPAAVLEAPPGAGKTTRVPLALLSAPWLQGRSIVMLEPRRLAASNAACFMARLLAEKVGQTVGYAIRYERRVSRATRIEVVTEGILTRRLQTDPELNGVGLIIFDEFHERNLNSDLALALCRDAQLGLRDDLKILVMSATLDAGPVARLLGDCPRISSQGRAFPVSVRYLGQEPQGRVGDYVPPAVRRALSESSGDLLVFLPGVGEIRRCAAALSDLEAEVDLRPLYGDLPFAEQERAILPGPRRKVVLSTNIAETSLTIDGVAVVIDAGFERRPRFDAARGMTALETVRISAASAAQRAGRAGRLGPGVCYRLWTEGTQGTLLPFTPPEIRGADLAPLALELARWGVQDAGQLAWLDPPPAGHLAGAQALLRLLGALDQSGKLTSLGEEMASLPAHPRLARLLLAAREIGRPGLGADLAALLGERDPGGSDGPCQASDSDLLDRLERLRHRGGEAAARAARYFREKLGVTGAEPAPDAAGVGRLLAVAYPDRIGREREPGSGRYLLSAGFGARLAPSSAVKNGEWLVAVEVVARPGEGEIRLASRICRETVEELFGKTLEWQREVDWDERIGRVVAREVRRLGALLLQERPASATETDVVPALLTVIRRKGLDLLDWSPAARQLRARGQLLAAHRPGWPDLSDGALLATVDTWLAPHLAGVTSLAALRRVDLCSALQGLLGWQRQQELARLAPERLEVPSGSHIRLDYEASDGPVLACKLQELFGLAETPRVAGGAVPVLIHLLSPAGRPLAVTRDLRSFWDSVYPEVKKEMKGRYPRHPWPDDPWNAVATRHIKRRT; from the coding sequence ATGGACCCGACCCCAGCAGCAGCTCTCCCCATCGACGCCGTCCTCCCCGAATTGCAGCGACTTCTGGCCGCACATCCGGCCGCGGTTCTCGAGGCTCCCCCCGGCGCCGGCAAGACCACCCGGGTCCCCCTGGCGCTTCTGTCTGCGCCCTGGCTGCAAGGGCGCTCCATCGTCATGCTCGAACCGCGGCGGCTGGCGGCGAGTAACGCCGCCTGCTTCATGGCCCGGCTCCTCGCCGAGAAGGTCGGCCAAACGGTCGGCTACGCCATCCGCTATGAGCGCAGGGTGTCCCGGGCCACCCGCATCGAGGTGGTCACCGAGGGGATCCTCACCCGTCGCCTCCAGACCGACCCGGAACTCAACGGCGTCGGTCTGATCATCTTCGATGAATTTCACGAACGCAACCTCAACTCCGATCTCGCCCTGGCCCTCTGCCGCGACGCCCAGCTCGGCCTGCGCGACGATCTGAAGATCCTGGTGATGTCGGCGACCCTCGACGCTGGTCCGGTGGCCCGGCTCCTCGGCGATTGCCCGCGGATCAGCAGCCAGGGGCGGGCCTTCCCCGTTTCGGTGCGCTACCTGGGACAGGAGCCGCAGGGGAGGGTCGGCGACTACGTCCCGCCGGCGGTGCGGCGGGCGCTCTCCGAGTCCTCCGGGGATCTCCTGGTCTTTCTCCCCGGCGTCGGCGAGATACGCCGCTGCGCCGCAGCCCTCTCCGATCTCGAAGCCGAGGTCGATCTCCGCCCCCTGTACGGCGATCTCCCCTTTGCCGAGCAGGAGCGGGCGATCCTTCCTGGACCGCGGCGCAAGGTGGTCCTCTCGACCAACATCGCCGAGACCAGCCTGACCATCGACGGGGTGGCGGTGGTTATCGATGCCGGTTTTGAGCGCCGCCCCCGCTTCGACGCCGCCCGCGGCATGACGGCCCTGGAGACCGTGCGCATCTCGGCCGCCAGCGCCGCGCAGCGCGCCGGCCGCGCCGGTCGCCTCGGCCCCGGCGTCTGTTACCGGCTCTGGACGGAAGGGACGCAGGGGACGCTCCTCCCCTTCACTCCGCCGGAGATCCGCGGTGCCGATCTTGCTCCCCTCGCCCTCGAGCTCGCCCGCTGGGGGGTGCAGGACGCCGGTCAGCTCGCCTGGCTCGACCCTCCCCCGGCCGGGCATCTGGCCGGGGCGCAGGCGCTGCTGCGCCTCCTCGGCGCCCTGGACCAAAGCGGAAAACTGACCTCCCTCGGGGAGGAGATGGCCTCCCTTCCCGCCCACCCGCGTCTCGCCCGACTCCTCCTTGCCGCCCGGGAAATCGGGAGGCCCGGCCTCGGCGCCGATCTGGCCGCCCTCCTCGGCGAGCGCGATCCTGGCGGAAGTGACGGCCCCTGTCAAGCCAGCGACAGCGACCTCCTCGACCGGCTCGAGCGGCTGCGACATCGCGGCGGCGAGGCGGCGGCGCGGGCGGCCCGCTACTTCCGGGAAAAACTCGGCGTCACCGGCGCGGAACCGGCACCCGATGCCGCAGGGGTCGGCCGCCTCCTGGCCGTCGCCTACCCCGACCGCATCGGCCGCGAGCGCGAACCCGGCTCCGGACGCTACCTTCTTTCCGCAGGTTTCGGCGCCCGTCTGGCGCCGTCCTCTGCGGTGAAGAACGGGGAGTGGCTGGTGGCGGTGGAGGTTGTCGCCAGGCCGGGGGAGGGGGAGATCCGCCTCGCCAGCCGGATCTGTCGGGAAACGGTGGAAGAGCTCTTCGGCAAAACGCTTGAATGGCAGCGGGAAGTTGACTGGGACGAGCGGATCGGCCGGGTGGTCGCCCGCGAGGTCCGGCGCCTCGGCGCCCTCCTCTTGCAGGAGCGCCCGGCATCGGCAACGGAAACGGACGTCGTCCCCGCTCTTCTGACGGTGATCCGCCGCAAGGGGCTCGATCTCCTCGACTGGAGCCCGGCCGCCCGGCAACTGCGGGCGCGGGGACAACTCCTGGCCGCTCATCGCCCCGGCTGGCCCGATCTCTCCGACGGGGCCCTTCTGGCGACAGTGGACACCTGGCTGGCGCCGCATCTGGCGGGAGTGACGAGTCTAGCCGCCCTGCGCCGGGTCGATTTGTGCTCTGCTCTGCAGGGTCTGCTCGGCTGGCAGCGGCAGCAGGAACTGGCCCGCCTCGCCCCGGAGCGCCTGGAGGTGCCGAGCGGTTCCCACATCCGCCTCGATTACGAGGCCTCCGACGGCCCCGTTCTCGCCTGCAAGCTGCAGGAGCTCTTCGGCCTCGCCGAGACCCCCCGGGTCGCCGGCGGCGCCGTCCCGGTCCTGATCCACCTCCTCTCCCCGGCCGGCCGGCCGCTGGCCGTCACCCGCGACCTGCGCTCCTTCTGGGACAGCGTCTATCCCGAGGTAAAAAAGGAGATGAAGGGGCGCTATCCCCGGCACCCCTGGCCCGACGACCCCTGGAACGCCGTCGCCACCCGCCACATCAAACGCCGGACCTAG
- a CDS encoding phosphotransferase: MLIEMHCHTEEHSRCSFVSAADLVRRIHAKGLQGIVLTDHHYLWPQKGLEALRRRAGVPEHFLIFSGQEVKTPELGDVLVYGADVSLPPGTPLSEIRRRFPGAALVWAHPYRSGRLPTEADLRHPLLDGIEIFNSNQSVRENCRGLRQWHQLRFTAIAGTDTHGPSYAGLYPTLFDHPLSDLAELAGELKKGRCRPFLKEIPKAGSKNRVTEVTIGAKGLDEIRERIIIKTLDTPCQWSKAERAHHILQSLSDHGFARGPYRVPLPIDEDSSTLTLIEEGVRGRSLYDRLLGAPKAEGRRYLQLTARWLARLHNCRLLLTPADEFLAEEQRRLPRYVQRFLDIGHPHSRRAAEIMEVVDERERRLLTGRPELLIQGHGDFHPKNILLGQDRQDDPSTLFVAAIDFESSLTLPPAYDVGSFLAQFRNQFFGHPQILVDYPEELFLSAYLEERSAVEDDFHGQVELFRARTNLSIAAYLIKVGMGGSEDLWRVLVEAEQALSAGMPTPGEGRRHRGGPA, translated from the coding sequence ATGCTCATCGAGATGCACTGTCACACCGAGGAGCACTCCCGCTGCAGTTTCGTTTCCGCTGCCGACCTCGTCCGCCGCATTCACGCCAAGGGGCTGCAGGGGATCGTTCTCACCGATCATCACTACCTGTGGCCGCAAAAGGGGCTCGAAGCGTTGCGCCGCCGGGCAGGGGTCCCCGAGCATTTCCTTATCTTTTCCGGACAGGAGGTCAAGACCCCCGAGCTGGGCGACGTGCTGGTTTACGGCGCCGACGTCTCCCTGCCGCCGGGAACGCCTCTCTCGGAGATCCGCCGACGTTTTCCCGGCGCCGCCCTGGTGTGGGCCCACCCCTACCGCAGCGGGCGCCTCCCGACGGAGGCGGATCTGCGCCACCCCCTTCTCGACGGCATCGAAATCTTCAATTCCAACCAGTCGGTGCGGGAAAACTGCCGGGGACTGCGGCAATGGCACCAGCTGCGCTTCACCGCCATCGCCGGGACCGACACCCATGGCCCCAGCTATGCCGGACTCTATCCGACCCTCTTCGACCACCCCCTTTCCGACCTGGCGGAACTGGCCGGAGAACTGAAGAAGGGGCGCTGCCGCCCCTTCCTGAAGGAGATCCCCAAGGCCGGGAGCAAAAACCGGGTCACCGAGGTTACCATCGGCGCCAAGGGGTTGGACGAAATCCGCGAGCGGATCATCATCAAGACCCTGGACACCCCCTGCCAGTGGTCGAAGGCGGAACGGGCCCACCACATTCTGCAGAGCCTCTCCGATCATGGCTTTGCCCGGGGCCCCTACCGGGTGCCGCTCCCCATCGACGAAGACAGCTCTACGCTGACCCTCATCGAGGAGGGGGTGCGCGGCCGCTCCCTCTATGACAGGCTCCTCGGCGCTCCGAAAGCCGAGGGGCGTCGCTATCTGCAGCTGACCGCCCGCTGGTTGGCCCGGCTCCACAACTGCCGCCTCCTCCTCACCCCCGCTGATGAATTTCTGGCCGAGGAACAGCGCCGCCTCCCCCGCTATGTTCAGCGCTTTCTCGACATCGGTCACCCCCACAGCCGGCGGGCCGCCGAGATCATGGAAGTCGTCGATGAGCGGGAACGACGCCTTCTGACCGGCCGCCCCGAGCTGCTGATTCAGGGGCACGGCGACTTCCATCCGAAGAACATCCTTCTCGGCCAGGACCGGCAGGACGACCCCTCCACCCTCTTCGTCGCCGCCATCGACTTCGAGAGTTCTCTTACCCTCCCTCCCGCCTACGACGTCGGCTCCTTTCTCGCCCAGTTCCGCAACCAGTTTTTCGGCCATCCGCAGATTCTCGTCGACTATCCGGAGGAGCTTTTCCTCTCCGCCTATCTCGAAGAGAGGTCCGCGGTGGAAGACGATTTCCACGGACAGGTGGAACTCTTCCGGGCGCGGACCAACCTGAGCATCGCCGCCTATCTCATCAAGGTTGGAATGGGGGGGAGCGAAGATCTGTGGCGGGTTCTGGTCGAGGCCGAACAGGCCCTCAGCGCCGGGATGCCGACCCCGGGAGAGGGTCGACGCCACAGGGGAGGGCCGGCATGA
- a CDS encoding PP2C family protein-serine/threonine phosphatase, whose protein sequence is MIFRAFGQSDRGRCRENNEDSFSLACDLGLFVVADGIGGLAAGEVASRMTVDAVADYLRQPAAVEEPFIGSADDAFSEAARRLAAAVRYANGRIRQAAADNPPWRGMGTTLAAAWVRGDRVCIAHVGDSRVYLLRGPSIIPLTEDHSLRAEQLRQGLESTAPGNIITRALGIAPELEVALSEVSLSPGDRLLLCTDGLTGVVPDPLLLSLVRGAAGPRSACRTLVDLANCSGGPDNISIIAVYFDSPGLTTRMKNLLFYNRR, encoded by the coding sequence ATGATTTTCCGCGCCTTTGGCCAGAGCGACCGGGGACGCTGCCGGGAAAACAACGAGGACAGCTTCAGTCTGGCCTGCGATCTCGGTCTCTTCGTGGTGGCCGACGGCATCGGCGGCCTGGCCGCCGGCGAGGTGGCCAGCCGCATGACCGTTGACGCCGTGGCCGATTATCTGCGCCAGCCGGCGGCGGTCGAGGAGCCCTTTATCGGCTCCGCGGATGACGCCTTCTCCGAGGCAGCCCGCCGCCTCGCCGCCGCAGTCCGCTACGCCAACGGCCGGATACGTCAGGCTGCTGCCGACAACCCCCCCTGGCGGGGGATGGGGACGACCCTGGCCGCTGCCTGGGTGCGGGGGGATCGGGTCTGCATCGCCCATGTGGGGGACAGTCGGGTTTACCTGCTGCGCGGCCCCTCGATCATCCCTCTGACCGAAGACCATTCCCTGCGCGCCGAACAGCTGCGTCAGGGGCTGGAATCGACCGCTCCGGGGAACATTATCACCCGGGCCCTGGGGATCGCCCCGGAGCTCGAAGTCGCCCTCTCCGAGGTCTCTCTGTCCCCCGGTGACCGGCTTCTCCTCTGCACCGACGGCCTGACCGGCGTCGTCCCGGACCCCCTTCTCCTCTCCCTGGTCCGGGGGGCTGCCGGGCCGCGCAGCGCCTGCCGGACCCTGGTCGATCTGGCCAACTGCAGCGGCGGTCCGGACAATATCTCCATCATCGCCGTTTATTTCGATTCGCCCGGACTAACGACCAGAATGAAAAATCTGCTTTTTTATAACAGGAGGTGA